One region of Geminocystis sp. M7585_C2015_104 genomic DNA includes:
- a CDS encoding LCP family protein — MSYNKGPGKKHEKFSWRWVLLGLAFGGIAVGSASLGALLALSLSHTPLSQRKLTPAEAAVFNQEETISFDSLNLPKLSRPVNILVLGIKVLTSDLPEKPPSLGYHALVNSFEGLSDSMLLVRFDPEEDSVTVLSIPRDTKVIIPGRGMAKINEANAIGGPAKAAETVSLLLDNVPIDRYVRINIQGVEKLIDALGGITIDVPQDMKYTDHSQHLYIDLKKGKQHLDGKKAIDFLRFRHDAYGDIGRVQRQQSFMRALIEQTLNPKTILRMPEILKIIRAHIDTNLTTNELIALAAFAAQRNRADIKMLLLPGDFNSPRGGELSYWLPNYSKIREIMAFHFGQDSGYYANYRDVEPRRIRIAVQCAEENREYAQQLVQFLQENGYRRSYLSSSWLPETPSKTRIIAQQGDSYAAAKLRADIGIGEVVVESTGVLNSDVTIQVGGDWQNFSSPTNQLQSISY, encoded by the coding sequence ATGTCGTACAACAAGGGCCCTGGAAAGAAACATGAGAAGTTCAGTTGGCGATGGGTATTACTAGGACTTGCCTTTGGCGGCATTGCAGTAGGATCGGCAAGTTTGGGGGCCCTGTTGGCTCTGTCTTTGTCTCATACCCCCCTGTCTCAAAGAAAACTTACACCGGCTGAGGCGGCAGTCTTCAATCAGGAAGAAACTATTAGTTTTGATAGTCTTAATCTCCCCAAACTGAGTCGTCCTGTAAATATACTTGTGTTAGGCATTAAAGTACTAACCTCGGATCTGCCGGAAAAACCCCCATCTCTGGGCTATCACGCCCTGGTTAATTCTTTTGAAGGGCTGTCAGACAGTATGTTACTGGTGCGCTTTGACCCAGAAGAGGACTCTGTAACTGTCCTGTCAATACCACGAGATACAAAAGTAATAATACCAGGAAGGGGGATGGCAAAAATCAATGAGGCCAACGCCATAGGAGGACCAGCAAAAGCCGCAGAAACAGTGAGTTTGCTATTGGATAACGTGCCCATTGACCGTTATGTGAGAATTAATATTCAAGGGGTGGAAAAGTTAATTGACGCCCTGGGGGGAATTACCATAGACGTACCCCAAGACATGAAATATACCGATCATAGTCAACACCTGTACATTGATCTGAAGAAGGGAAAACAACACCTAGACGGGAAAAAGGCAATTGATTTTCTCCGTTTCCGCCACGATGCCTATGGGGATATTGGCAGAGTACAACGGCAACAAAGTTTCATGCGGGCCCTGATTGAACAAACCCTAAACCCGAAAACCATTCTCAGAATGCCGGAAATCCTCAAGATTATTAGGGCTCATATAGATACTAACCTCACCACTAACGAGTTGATTGCCCTGGCAGCCTTTGCTGCTCAAAGGAACAGAGCTGATATTAAAATGCTCCTATTGCCAGGGGATTTCAACAGCCCCAGGGGAGGAGAATTAAGTTACTGGCTGCCAAATTATAGTAAAATCCGGGAGATCATGGCCTTCCATTTTGGACAGGACTCTGGCTACTATGCCAACTACAGGGATGTGGAACCCCGTAGGATTAGAATCGCTGTACAATGTGCCGAAGAAAACCGAGAGTATGCCCAACAATTAGTCCAGTTTTTACAAGAAAATGGCTATAGGAGGAGTTATTTGAGTAGCAGTTGGCTTCCTGAAACCCCCTCCAAAACCCGAATTATTGCCCAACAGGGGGATAGCTATGCCGCAGCTAAACTTAGGGCTGATATTGGGATAGGGGAAGTAGTAGTAGAAAGTACAGGCGTACTTAATTCCGACGTTACCATTCAGGTGGGGGGAGACTGGCAAAACTTCTCATCCCCCACCAACCAGCTTCAAAGTATCTCCTATTAG
- the tsaD gene encoding tRNA (adenosine(37)-N6)-threonylcarbamoyltransferase complex transferase subunit TsaD, with product MPIILAIESSCDETGVAIVTNRNVLANVVASQIDLHEEFGGVVPELASRRHLETINFCLEEAMSQAGVGWDEIDAVAATVAPGLVGSLIVGTTAAKTLAMVHNKPFLGIHHLEGHIYASYLSEPSLKPPFLCLLVSGGHTSIIHVIEEGIYNTIGSTRDDAVGEAFDKVARILDLPYPGGPIIDKMAQQGNPFAFKLPEGKISLPNNQGYHPYDTSFSGLKTAMLRLVERLKGEGGEIPIADLCASFQYTVAQTLTKRTIQACLDLQLNTIAVGGGVAANSGLRKALTEAAREYQFRVFFPPLKYCTDNAAMIACAAEEHFLRREVSPLSLGVSSRMRLEDINRLYVTAD from the coding sequence ATGCCTATCATTTTAGCCATAGAAAGCAGTTGTGATGAGACGGGGGTGGCGATTGTTACAAATCGTAATGTTTTGGCCAATGTGGTGGCCTCTCAAATAGACTTACACGAGGAGTTTGGTGGGGTTGTACCAGAATTGGCCTCTAGACGCCACCTGGAGACGATTAACTTCTGTTTGGAGGAGGCCATGTCACAGGCAGGGGTAGGTTGGGATGAGATAGATGCCGTTGCTGCCACTGTGGCCCCTGGTTTAGTAGGCTCGTTGATTGTGGGGACTACGGCGGCAAAAACACTGGCTATGGTTCATAATAAGCCTTTTCTTGGCATTCATCACCTAGAGGGACATATTTACGCGTCTTATCTCAGCGAGCCTTCTTTAAAACCACCCTTTCTATGTCTTCTGGTTTCGGGGGGTCATACCAGTATTATACATGTAATTGAGGAAGGGATTTACAATACCATTGGTAGTACGAGGGATGATGCAGTAGGGGAGGCCTTTGACAAGGTGGCAAGGATACTAGACCTACCCTATCCCGGTGGTCCTATTATTGACAAAATGGCGCAACAGGGGAATCCTTTTGCTTTCAAGTTGCCGGAGGGGAAAATCTCTTTACCCAACAATCAGGGTTATCACCCCTATGACACCAGTTTCAGCGGCCTAAAGACGGCTATGTTGCGTTTGGTGGAACGTTTGAAGGGGGAGGGAGGGGAAATACCCATTGCCGACCTATGTGCCAGTTTCCAGTATACTGTGGCTCAAACTCTGACCAAAAGAACTATCCAAGCCTGTTTGGATTTGCAATTAAACACCATTGCCGTGGGGGGAGGGGTTGCGGCCAATAGTGGTTTAAGAAAAGCCCTAACGGAGGCTGCCAGGGAGTATCAGTTTCGGGTATTTTTTCCTCCCCTGAAGTACTGTACCGACAATGCTGCTATGATTGCCTGTGCCGCCGAGGAGCATTTTTTGCGTCGGGAAGTGTCCCCCCTTAGTTTAGGGGTCTCATCTAGAATGAGACTGGAAGACATAAATCGGTTATACGTGACAGCCGACTAA
- a CDS encoding Photosystem I reaction center subunit III: MKKALGFLLAFVISLGLWCNFAPAAKADLSHLTPCSESPAFQAKSKNFLDTTADPNSGENRAARYSQALCGEEGYPHLIVDGRLSHAGDFAIPSLLFLYIAGWIGWAGRAYLIAIRGEKEPEMKEIIIDVPLALSKMLFGFLWPLQAIAEFTTGKLVVKDEEISVSPR; the protein is encoded by the coding sequence ATGAAAAAAGCACTTGGTTTCCTACTGGCTTTTGTAATATCCCTGGGTCTGTGGTGCAATTTCGCACCCGCCGCTAAGGCAGATTTGTCTCATCTAACACCCTGTAGTGAGTCTCCCGCCTTCCAAGCCAAGTCAAAGAACTTCCTGGATACTACAGCTGATCCCAATTCCGGTGAAAATCGCGCCGCCCGTTACAGCCAAGCCTTGTGTGGCGAAGAGGGTTATCCCCACCTGATAGTGGATGGCAGACTTAGCCATGCCGGCGACTTTGCTATCCCTAGTCTTCTCTTCCTCTATATTGCCGGTTGGATTGGTTGGGCTGGAAGGGCTTACCTAATCGCCATCAGAGGGGAAAAAGAGCCAGAAATGAAGGAAATTATCATCGATGTGCCCCTGGCACTCAGTAAAATGTTATTTGGTTTCCTCTGGCCCTTACAGGCTATAGCTGAATTCACCACCGGAAAGTTGGTTGTCAAGGATGAAGAAATTTCTGTTTCCCCCCGCTAG